Proteins encoded within one genomic window of Panicum virgatum strain AP13 chromosome 1N, P.virgatum_v5, whole genome shotgun sequence:
- the LOC120653571 gene encoding putative pentatricopeptide repeat-containing protein At5g40405, whose translation MGLSPRREHYGCLADLLGRAGLVEEAEAVLLDMPMDPHASQWGSLMSSCLMHNNIVVGQRVGKKLIELEPDDGGRYVVLFNLYAVNGLWDDAKAVRQMMEERGAKKETGLSFIEWNGLVHEFMSGDMRHPQTRMIYALLEDMERRLQLIGYVKDTSRVLIDMDDEEDKGSTLSYHSERLALAFGILNIPHDMPIRIVKNLRVCRDRHVHAKLVSNLYQREIIVRDRHRFHLFRDGVCSCNDYW comes from the coding sequence ATGGGGTTGAGCCCCCGGCGGGAGCACTACGGATGCTTGGCTGATCTCCTTGGACGTGCAGGGCTTGTGGAAGAAGCTGAAGCTGTGTTATTGGACATGCCAATGGATCCACATGCATCACAGTGGGGGTCTCTAATGTCATCATGCTTGATGCACAACAACATTGTTGTGGGCCAACGTGTAGGAAAGAAACTTATTGAGCTAGAGCCCGATGATGGTGGACGTTATGTTGTTCTGTTTAATCTATATGCAGTCAATGGTTTATGGGATGATGCAAAAGCTGTTCGGCAGATGATGGAGGAGAGGGGAGCCAAGAAGGAGACGGGCTTGAGCTTTATAGAGTGGAATGGTTTGGTCCATGAATTCATGTCAGGGGATATGAGACACCCCCAAACAAGGATGATCTATGCATTATTGGAAGATATGGAGCGGAGGTTACAACTGATTGGTTATGTCAAGGATACCAGCCGAGTGCTTATAGACATGGACGATGAGGAAGATAAGGGTAGTACCTTATCCTACCACAGTGAGAGGCTTGCATTAGCATTTGGAATCCTAAACATTCCCCATGACATGCCTATTCGTATTGTCAAGAACCTTCGAGTGTGCCGTGACCGCCATGTGCATGCCAAACTTGTATCCAATCTCTACCAGCGTGAGATCATTGTGCGTGACCGCCATCGCTTCCACTTGTTCCGTGATGGGGTTTGCTCCTGCAATGACTATTGGTGA